One genomic window of Glycine max cultivar Williams 82 chromosome 16, Glycine_max_v4.0, whole genome shotgun sequence includes the following:
- the LOC100306661 gene encoding Protein SRC1-like, with the protein MSGIIHKIEETLHVGGHKKEEEHKGEQHHGGEYKGEHHGEHSTEYKGEHHVGEHKPEHHGGEEHKEGFLDKIKDKIHGEEGGATAEGEKKKKKKEKKKHEHGHDSSSSSDSD; encoded by the coding sequence ATGTCAGGGATCATTCACAAGATTGAGGAGACCCTTCATGTGGGAGGCCACAAGAAGGAGGAGGAGCACAAGGGTGAGCAGCACCATGGTGGAGAATACAAAGGGGAGCATCATGGTGAACACAGTACTGAATACAAAGGAGAGCATCATGTTGGTGAGCACAAGCCGGAGCACCATGGAGGAGAAGAGCACAAAGAGGGGTTCCTAGACAAGATCAAGGACAAGATCCACGGCGAGGAGGGTGGCGCCACCGCCGAGGgcgagaagaagaagaagaagaaggagaagaagaagcatgAACATGGCCAtgacagcagcagcagcagtgaCAGTGATTAG
- the LOC100792959 gene encoding protein SRC1 — MSGIIHKIEETLHVGGHKKEEEHKGEHHGGEHKGEQHGEEHKEGFADKIKDKIHGEGEKKKKEKKKREHGHEDGHDSSSGSDSD; from the coding sequence ATGTCAGGGATCATTCACAAGATTGAGGAAACCCTTCATGTGGGAGGGCACAAGAAAGAGGAGGAGCACAAGGGTGAACACCATGGTGGAGAACACAAAGGGGAGCAACATGGGGAAGAACACAAAGAGGGTTTCGCAGACAAGATCAAGGACAAAATTCATGGCGAGGgcgagaagaagaagaaggagaaaaagaagcgTGAACATGGCCATGAGGATGGCCATGACAGTAGCAGTGGCAGTGATAGTGATTAG
- the LOC100778044 gene encoding protein VAPYRIN, with product MDRLIKVDPTNTVTIRMEPGQKCHGQITLRNVMYTMPVAFRLQPLIKTRYTVKPQSGIISPLATVTIEILYNLPQGSTLPHSFPQSEDSFLIHSVVVPGATVKEPSSMFESVPSDWFTTKKKQVFIDSGIKIIFVGSLILAQLVHDGSIDEIRQVLEHSEHTWKKAVDSVDQNGDTLLHVAISKRRPDLVQLLLEFNADVESKNRSGETALESACSSGEELIVELLLAHKANTERTESSSLGAIHLSAREGHVEVLRLLLMKGARVDSLTKDGYTALHLAVREGLRDCVRLLLANEGRTDIRDSRDGDTCLHVAAGVGDESMVKLLLNKGANKEVRNFKGETAYDVAVEKGKASVFDALRLGDGLCVAARKGEVRSIKRLIEGGAAVDGRDQHGWTALHRACFKGRVEAVRALLLERGVEVDARDEEGYTALHCAVEAGHGDVAEVLVKRGVDVEARTSKGVSALQIAEALGYGGIARVLVGGAAGHVAEGMKKVARRREREIRASFDRSMPLAVL from the coding sequence ATGGACAGGCTGATAAAAGTTGATCCAACAAACACGGTCACAATAAGGATGGAGCCAGGCCAAAAATGTCATGGCCAAATAACCCTACGCAACGTCATGTACACCATGCCCGTAGCATTCAGGCTTCAACCGTTGATCAAAACGCGTTACACGGTGAAGCCACAATCGGGAATCATATCTCCGTTAGCCACGGTAACAATAGAAATACTCTACAATCTTCCACAAGGATCCACTCTACCACACTCATTTCCACAGTCCGAAGATTCCTTCCTCATCCACAGCGTGGTGGTTCCCGGCGCCACCGTGAAAGAACCTTCCTCCATGTTCGAATCCGTTCCCAGCGACTGGTTCACCACGAAGAAGAAACAAGTCTTCATCGACAGCGGCATCAAGATCATCTTCGTCGGCTCGTTGATCCTGGCACAGTTAGTCCACGACGGGTCCATCGATGAAATCAGACAAGTGCTGGAACACAGTGAACACACGTGGAAGAAAGCCGTTGACTCCGTTGATCAAAACGGAGACACGCTCCTCCACGTGGCGATTTCTAAAAGAAGACCCGACCTCGTGCAGCTCCTCCTCGAATTCAACGCCGACGTGGAATCAAAAAACCGTTCCGGCGAGACCGCGTTAGAATCAGCGTGTTCCTCCGGAGAGGAACTAATCGTGGAGCTTCTCTTAGCTCACAAGGCAAACACAGAGAGAACGGAATCTTCTTCATTGGGAGCGATACATCTATCGGCGAGAGAAGGACACGTGGAGGTATTAAGATTACTGTTGATGAAAGGAGCCAGAGTTGACTCGTTGACCAAAGACGGTTACACCGCGTTGCACCTTGCGGTTAGAGAAGGTTTGAGAGATTGCGTGAGGCTGTTACTGGCGAACGAGGGGAGGACAGACATTAGAGATTCAAGAGACGGTGACACGTGTCTGCACGTGGCGGCGGGTGTGGGGGACGAGAGCATGGTGAAGCTTTTGTTGAATAAGGGAGCTAATAAGGAAGTGAGGAATTTTAAGGGAGAGACTGCGTATGATGTTGCTGTGGAGAAAGGAAAGGCGAGCGTGTTCGACGCGCTGAGGCTGGGGGATGGGTTGTGTGTGGCGGCGAGGAAAGGGGAGGTGAGGAGTATCAAGAGGCTGATTGAGGGAGGAGCGGCGGTGGACGGGAGGGACCAGCACGGGTGGACGGCGTTGCACAGGGCGTGTTTTAAGGGGCGCGTGGAGGCGGTGAGGGCGCTGTTGTTGGAGAGAGGGGTTGAGGTGGACGCGAGGGATGAGGAGGGGTACACGGCGCTGCATTGCGCGGTGGAGGCGGGGCATGGGGACGTGGCGGAGGTGCTGGTGAAGAGGGGCGTGGATGTGGAGGCGAGGACGAGTAAGGGTGTGAGTGCGTTGCAGATCGCGGAGGCGTTGGGGTATGGTGGGATTGCCAGGGTGCTTGTTGGTGGTGCTGCGGGACACGTGGCGGAAGGGATGAAGAAGGTTGCAAggaggagggagagggagattCGGGCTAGCTTTGACCGGTCAATGCCTTTGGCTGTTCTCTAG